In Pararge aegeria chromosome 17, ilParAegt1.1, whole genome shotgun sequence, one genomic interval encodes:
- the LOC120631132 gene encoding G patch domain and ankyrin repeat-containing protein 1 homolog, with product MLHTVYNNFVRPTSPVETEKEVTAISGDEAKTFYLEEVDQVEENNDSSGNEEKDDSSENEEYDTTQKVSSNKHKTKSEDIDISNLKLFTCIQDNNVDILRRILDACPDKIRTVDEHGWSLLMIACQANASNTVKELLKRGADTTVQDKAGNSAQSLIILNKNSYIADILLSHVTKRNQCNESNTIVKQTKHKTRHKEKYVCELCDGKSFHSRKEHLSSTLHNINASKGRKIRTNYVIPQSNKGYQIMLKTGWDKEAGLGPDGSGSKYPIKTVPKNDKKGLGHEKKRLKTSNEESPKQQNNKHLENAYERNRRMEINFRREFY from the coding sequence ATGTTACATACAGTCTACAACAACTTTGTGCGACCAACATCACCTGTAGAAACGGAGAAAGAAGTCACTGCAATAAGTGGTGATGAGGCCAAAACGTTTTACTTGGAAGAAGTGGATCAAGTGGAAGAAAATAACGACTCTTCCGGAAATGAAGAAAAAGACGACTCTTCCGAAAATGAAGAATACGATACTACCCAAAAGGTGTCATCTAACAAACATAAGACAAAATCtgaagatatagatatatctaaTCTTAAACTTTTTACTTGTATACAAGAtaataatgttgatattttacggAGGATCTTAGATGCCTGCCCTGATAAGATTAGAACAGTTGACGAGCATGGTTGGAGTTTGCTAATGATAGCTTGCCAAGCTAATGCTTCTAATACTGTCAAAGAGCTTCTCAAGCGTGGAGCTGACACAACAGTTCAAGATAAAGCAGGCAATTCTGCCCAGAGCTTAATCATCTTaaacaaaaatagttatatCGCTGACATCCTTCTGAGTCACGTTACGAAACGTAATCAGTGTAATGAAAGCAATACTAttgtaaaacaaacaaaacataaaacaaggcataaagaaaaatatgtatGTGAATTATGTGATGGTAAATCATTTCATAGTAGAAAAGAACACTTATCATCTACTTTGCACAATATAAATGCCAGCAAAGGTAGGAAAATACGAACAAATTATGTCATACCTCAGTCCAATAAAGGTTATCAGATCATGTTGAAAACTGGATGGGATAAGGAAGCTGGTTTAGGTCCAGATGGGTCAGGATCAAAGTATCCCATTAAAACAGTTCCAAAGAATGACAAAAAGGGACTTGGCCATGAGAAAAAGAGATTAAAAACTTCAAATGAAGAATCaccaaaacaacaaaataataagCACTTAGAAAATGCATATGAACGGAACAGAAGAATGGAAATAAACTTCAGAAGGGAGTTTTATTGA
- the LOC120630958 gene encoding myb/SANT-like DNA-binding domain-containing protein 3 codes for MEGRKRQRCVYVTARQKKKLIELMAKHPELISCKVTQDFSYKDSQILWQNIASECNAIPGARKTWRQWRKTWHDLRSKTKKKQAETNGDIPFSTTTLSLAEQEALGIQNLSSTDDYHETTEFVPLSENQEDLNDDMSATSLSEPGSPPEPKVFVSTEHRTKKNKIKNSKHSSKHLNSCYFNCDLIAVQEQRKAQIKEDYLNFKKDYLRQKLKFLKEQTEALKSIAKELSK; via the exons atggaaGGTAGGAAAAGACAAAGGTGTGTTTATGTCACAGCTcgtcagaaaaaaaagttaatagaaTTAATGGCTAAACATCCAGAATTAATATCTTGCAAAGTAACTCAAGACTTTAGTTATAAAGATTCTCAAATACTCTGGCAAAACATAGCCAGCGAATGCAATGCTATACCTGGAGCCAGAAAAACGTGGAGGCAGTGGAGAAAA acaTGGCACGATCTTCGTTCCAAAACTAAGAAAAAACAGGCAGAAACAAATGGAGATATCCCATTTTCTACAACTACACTGTCACTAGCAGAACAGGAAGCTTTAGGCATTCAAAATTTGTCTTCAACTGATGACTATCACGAAACTACAGAGTTTGTGCCACTGAGTGAGAATCAAGAAGACTTGAATGATGACATGTCTGCTACCTCGCTGAGTGAGCCAGGCTCACCTCCTGAGCCAAAAGTTTTTGTTTCAACTGAAcacagaacaaaaaaaaataaaattaaaaactccaAACATAGTTCAAAACATTTAAACAGTTGTTACTTTAACTGTGACCTGATAGCAGTTCAGGAACAGAGAAAGGCACAAATCAAggaagattatttaaattttaagaaagattATTTAAGACAAAAGCTTAAGTTCCTAAAAGAACAGACTGAGGCTTTAAAAAGTATTGCAAAAGAACTATCAAAGTGA
- the LOC120630927 gene encoding congested-like trachea protein — protein sequence MSEKSSPIKYFISGGFGGVCTVLSGHPMDTIKVRLQTMPLPKAGEVALFTGTWDCFKKTVQREGFRGLYKGMSAPLTGVAPIFAISFFGFGLGKKLIKSDDDQVLSKPELFAAGAFSGIFTTSIMAPGERIKCLLQIQQGGNVPQKYNGMLDCARQLYAEGGMRSIYKGSVATILRDVPASGMYFMTYEWVKEVLVPQDASAKIKMAATIVAGGCAGIANWLVGMPADVLKSRLQTAPEGTYPNGMRDVFKQLMEREGPTALYKGVTPVMIRAFPANAACFVGFELAIKFLDWVAPNL from the coding sequence atgtccgAAAAGAGTAGcccaattaaatattttattagtggCGGCTTCGGCGGAGTTTGTACTGTGCTGTCCGGCCATCCTATGGACACTATTAAAGTGAGATTACAAACTATGCCTCTCCCTAAGGCAGGTGAAGTAGCTTTGTTTACTGGAACTTGGGACTGTTTTAAGAAAACCGTACAGAGGGAAGGCTTCCGCGGCCTTTACAAAGGCATGTCAGCGCCACTGACTGGAGTTGCTCCTATATTCGCGATAAGTTTCTTCGGTTTTGGTCTAGGTAAAAAGTTGATAAAATCCGATGACGACCAGGTTTTATCCAAACCGGAATTGTTCGCTGCGGGCGCGTTCTCTGGTATTTTCACCACGTCTATAATGGCGCCCGGTGAACGCATCAAGTGTCTACTTCAGATTCAGCAAGGTGGTAATGTTCCTCAGAAGTATAATGGTATGCTGGACTGTGCCAGGCAGCTATATGCGGAAGGTGGCATGCGAAGTATTTATAAGGGCAGTGTTGCAACTATTCTTAGAGATGTGCCAGCTAGTGGCATGTACTTCATGACTTACGAGTGGGTAAAAGAAGTTTTAGTACCACAGGATGCAAGTGCCAAAATAAAAATGGCTGCAACAATAGTTGCTGGAGGCTGTGCCGGTATAGCTAACTGGCTGGTAGGCATGCCAGCTGATGTCCTAAAGAGCAGGTTGCAAACTGCTCCAGAGGGGACATATCCTAATGGGATGAGGGATGTATTCAAACAACTTATGGAGAGAGAAGGGCCAACAGCCTTGTACAAAGGTGTCACTCCAGTAATGATCAGAGCATTCCCTGCTAATGCTGCATGTTTTGTTGGTTTTGAATTAGCCATCAAATTCCTTGACTGGGTGGCACCTAACCTATaa